In Alphaproteobacteria bacterium US3C007, one genomic interval encodes:
- the phnE gene encoding phosphonate ABC transporter, permease protein PhnE — MPSYQTSAGESWKHRTSKEQWIRWFFWLVSLAIIAYAWQMISEKTIWFFVADAPSQGADIVSRMIPPKWSYLDQLWKPVWDTLNIATLGTVIAMVIAGPVAFAAARNTTPHIIVRTIALFIIVSSRSVNSLIWALILVFILGPGVLAGTIAIGLRSVGFCAKLIYESIEEIDHTQVEAIEATGANKAQQMIFGILPQVLPTIAGVAIYRWDINIRESTILGLVGAGGIGLQLNGSLNTLAWTQVSMILIVILITVFISEWVSAKVRGAII, encoded by the coding sequence ATGCCTTCATATCAAACCAGCGCTGGCGAGTCTTGGAAACACCGCACCTCTAAAGAGCAATGGATCCGGTGGTTCTTTTGGCTGGTCAGCTTGGCCATCATTGCCTATGCGTGGCAGATGATTTCAGAAAAAACCATTTGGTTTTTTGTTGCGGATGCGCCGAGCCAAGGTGCAGATATCGTCTCGCGTATGATCCCACCCAAATGGTCTTACCTCGATCAATTGTGGAAACCCGTCTGGGATACGCTTAATATTGCGACTTTGGGCACCGTCATTGCGATGGTCATTGCAGGCCCCGTCGCATTTGCTGCAGCGCGCAATACCACACCGCATATAATTGTGCGTACGATAGCGCTCTTTATCATCGTTTCTTCAAGATCAGTAAACTCGTTGATCTGGGCGCTTATCTTGGTATTCATCCTAGGGCCAGGCGTGTTGGCTGGAACGATCGCAATAGGTTTACGATCGGTAGGGTTTTGCGCCAAATTGATTTATGAATCGATTGAAGAAATTGATCACACGCAAGTTGAGGCCATCGAGGCCACTGGCGCCAATAAAGCGCAGCAGATGATCTTCGGGATTTTACCGCAAGTGCTGCCCACCATCGCAGGTGTTGCAATTTACCGTTGGGATATCAATATTCGCGAGTCAACGATTTTAGGATTGGTTGGGGCCGGTGGTATCGGCCTGCAATTAAATGGATCGCTTAACACGCTGGCTTGGACGCAAGTGTCGATGATTCTCATTGTGATTCTGATCACCGTTTTTATTTCGGAATGGGTGTCTGCAAAGGTACGCGGCGCGATTATTTAA
- the phnE gene encoding phosphonate ABC transporter, permease protein PhnE has protein sequence MKNASHNTAYPSVWKKAPFIENDFLRWLLFLGVAIYLAAALGTMDIDIQRIKEGLPRAQRFLDSFFPPNFADNRGVVWEGIAESIWMAIISTVAGIALSIPVGLGAARNLAPAWVYFFCRGIIAGSRTFPEIILAIFAVKLFGFGPFAGFVALALGTIGFYAKLLAEDIENCSASQAEAVKATGANWFQWVNYSIQPQVMPRMIGLSVYRLDINFRESAVVGIVGGGGIGATLNTAFSRYEFDTAAAILLIIILIVMGLEYTSSFMRKWVQ, from the coding sequence ATGAAAAACGCTTCGCATAATACGGCCTATCCGAGTGTTTGGAAAAAAGCCCCTTTCATTGAAAATGATTTTTTAAGGTGGTTGCTTTTTCTCGGCGTTGCAATTTATTTGGCAGCGGCTCTGGGAACGATGGATATCGATATCCAACGTATCAAAGAAGGCTTGCCGCGCGCGCAACGCTTCTTAGATTCGTTCTTCCCCCCAAATTTTGCCGATAACCGGGGCGTTGTTTGGGAAGGGATTGCCGAAAGCATCTGGATGGCAATTATTTCCACGGTCGCGGGCATCGCGTTATCCATTCCTGTTGGCCTTGGCGCTGCTCGGAACTTGGCACCGGCCTGGGTGTATTTCTTCTGCCGAGGCATTATCGCGGGCTCTCGAACCTTTCCTGAAATTATCTTGGCGATTTTCGCGGTGAAGCTATTTGGCTTTGGGCCTTTTGCGGGTTTCGTTGCGCTGGCTTTGGGAACGATTGGATTTTACGCAAAACTGCTTGCCGAAGATATCGAGAATTGCAGTGCATCTCAGGCCGAGGCGGTCAAAGCCACCGGCGCGAATTGGTTCCAATGGGTAAATTATTCCATCCAGCCACAAGTGATGCCCCGAATGATTGGCCTATCGGTCTATCGGTTAGACATTAATTTTCGCGAATCCGCCGTTGTCGGGATCGTTGGAGGCGGCGGTATTGGCGCCACTTTGAACACAGCCTTCTCTCGGTATGAGTTCGACACGGCTGCCGCAATTCTCTTGATCATAATCTTGATCGTAATGGGATTGGAATATACCTCAAGCTTTATGAGAAAGTGGGTACAATAA
- the phnC gene encoding phosphonate ABC transporter ATP-binding protein — translation MLQLSDLKKRYDTGDYALKGVTLDVPQGQVLALIGPSGAGKSTLIRCVNRLVEPSSGSVKLKDLELTRLSSAALRRARRKMGMIFQEYALVERLTVMENVLSGRLGYVGFWRSYFRKFPSADIQEAYRLLDRVGLKHMADKRADELSGGQRQRVGICRALIQDPDVLLVDEPTASLDPKTSRQIMRLIQELCKERGLTAIINIHDVFLAQMFSQRVVGLELGAVVYDGPPDGLSPEVLTRIYGEEDWSATIKASEDEDDDDDTKEEF, via the coding sequence ATGCTTCAATTAAGTGATTTAAAGAAACGCTACGATACAGGTGATTATGCACTTAAAGGCGTTACTCTTGATGTCCCGCAAGGGCAGGTACTGGCCCTGATCGGTCCCTCTGGGGCCGGTAAATCAACGCTTATCCGCTGCGTCAATCGGTTGGTTGAACCAAGCTCGGGCAGCGTAAAGCTGAAAGACTTAGAATTAACGCGGCTTTCGTCTGCAGCGCTGCGGCGCGCACGCCGCAAAATGGGTATGATTTTTCAGGAATATGCGCTTGTTGAACGGCTCACCGTGATGGAGAATGTTCTCTCTGGCCGTCTGGGCTATGTGGGTTTTTGGCGGAGCTATTTCAGAAAATTCCCCAGCGCCGATATTCAGGAAGCGTATCGTTTGCTCGATCGCGTAGGGCTTAAACATATGGCCGATAAACGCGCGGATGAGCTTTCCGGCGGGCAAAGGCAGCGGGTGGGTATTTGCCGAGCCTTGATTCAAGATCCTGATGTGTTGCTTGTGGATGAGCCCACAGCCAGCCTTGATCCGAAAACATCGCGCCAAATTATGCGGCTGATACAAGAGCTGTGCAAAGAGCGCGGGCTGACGGCGATCATTAACATACATGACGTGTTTTTGGCGCAAATGTTCTCGCAACGTGTGGTTGGGCTCGAACTTGGCGCTGTTGTTTATGATGGCCCACCGGATGGTTTGTCGCCCGAGGTGCTGACACGCATCTACGGTGAAGAAGATTGGTCGGCCACCATCAAGGCGAGCGAAGATGAGGATGATGATGACGATACAAAAGAAGAGTTTTGA
- the phnD gene encoding phosphate/phosphite/phosphonate ABC transporter substrate-binding protein: protein MTIKTKLSALTVATTFLFGAAVSQAMAEDCHRGTLDAAYCDRNMDQVADLPLDEKDWVDPKTIIFTYTPVEDPAVYANIWTPFIEHLEAYTDRKVVFFPVESNAAQLEAMRSGRLHVAGFNTGSNPIAVSCAGFVPFAMHAKDDGSYGYEMEIIVHADSEIQSPSEIKGRTMAFTSPTSNSGFKAPSAILKGEFDLIADRDFTPTYSGKHDNSILGVYNGDYEIAAVANSVLQRMVRRGVIEADKIRTVYQSPTFPTTGYGHAHNLHPELVGKIKSAFFTFDFDSDPVYKKEFAKADRFVGIRHKNDWAVIRQIDAANGVSYDCK from the coding sequence ATGACTATAAAAACAAAACTGTCAGCGCTTACGGTGGCAACAACGTTCCTTTTCGGAGCTGCGGTAAGCCAAGCAATGGCGGAAGATTGCCACAGAGGCACTTTGGATGCCGCTTATTGTGATAGAAATATGGATCAGGTGGCGGATTTGCCCCTAGATGAAAAAGACTGGGTTGATCCTAAAACCATTATTTTCACCTATACGCCGGTGGAAGATCCGGCGGTCTATGCCAATATCTGGACGCCATTTATTGAGCATCTTGAAGCTTATACGGATAGAAAAGTTGTATTCTTCCCCGTGGAGTCAAACGCGGCACAATTAGAGGCCATGCGTTCGGGTCGTTTGCATGTCGCCGGCTTCAATACCGGCTCTAACCCGATTGCGGTCAGCTGTGCAGGCTTTGTACCATTCGCGATGCACGCGAAAGACGATGGGTCTTACGGGTATGAGATGGAGATTATTGTGCATGCGGATAGCGAAATTCAATCGCCATCCGAAATTAAGGGTCGCACAATGGCTTTTACATCGCCAACCTCCAACTCGGGCTTCAAAGCACCTTCCGCGATCTTGAAGGGTGAATTTGATTTAATTGCCGATCGGGATTTTACACCGACATATTCGGGTAAGCATGATAACTCGATCTTGGGTGTGTATAATGGCGATTATGAAATAGCTGCGGTTGCGAACTCTGTGTTGCAACGTATGGTGCGTCGAGGCGTTATCGAAGCAGATAAAATCAGAACGGTTTATCAATCACCAACTTTTCCAACAACGGGATATGGGCATGCGCATAATTTGCACCCAGAGTTGGTTGGTAAAATCAAATCAGCATTTTTCACTTTCGATTTCGATTCAGATCCAGTTTACAAAAAAGAGTTTGCGAAAGCCGACCGTTTTGTCGGTATTCGGCATAAAAATGACTGGGCTGTTATTCGCCAAATCGATGCAGCGAATGGCGTAAGCTACGACTGTAAATAA
- a CDS encoding TIGR03084 family metal-binding protein, which yields MQQADDYIKEVEALADLLSSQPDDVFELKTLFKSWTVNDVIGHLHMFDLAALAALEGDAAFDAFFAPIQANLSQGLTLLQCQYPFLGALSGIELFQKWHATAQVVSVAYRSADPKQRVKWAGPEMSALSCITARQMETWAHGQAVFDVLGRPRQAHDRIRNICHLGAVTFAWTFQNRGLLVPDEAPYVCLTAPSGAVWTWNSPSETQYVKGKAVDFAQVVTQVRNVKDTDLQFVGANAITWMELAQCFAGKPETPPAKNTRFTRRL from the coding sequence ATGCAGCAAGCTGATGATTATATAAAAGAAGTTGAGGCGCTTGCCGATTTATTGAGCAGTCAGCCGGATGATGTTTTCGAATTGAAAACCTTGTTTAAATCTTGGACGGTCAATGACGTGATCGGACATCTTCATATGTTTGATCTCGCCGCGCTCGCCGCATTGGAAGGTGACGCGGCCTTTGACGCTTTTTTTGCTCCAATTCAAGCAAATTTGAGTCAAGGTTTAACGTTGTTGCAATGTCAATATCCGTTTCTAGGAGCGTTAAGCGGGATTGAGTTATTTCAAAAATGGCACGCCACGGCGCAGGTGGTCAGCGTGGCCTATCGCTCAGCAGACCCCAAGCAAAGGGTGAAATGGGCTGGGCCAGAAATGAGCGCACTATCCTGCATAACGGCGCGGCAAATGGAAACTTGGGCGCATGGACAGGCGGTTTTTGATGTGTTGGGCAGGCCCCGTCAAGCGCATGATCGGATTCGCAATATCTGCCATTTAGGCGCGGTAACGTTTGCGTGGACATTTCAAAACAGGGGGTTGCTGGTGCCAGACGAGGCCCCATATGTGTGCCTGACTGCGCCATCAGGAGCGGTTTGGACGTGGAATTCTCCAAGCGAAACCCAATATGTGAAGGGCAAGGCCGTGGACTTCGCGCAAGTCGTAACGCAAGTGCGCAACGTCAAGGATACAGATTTGCAGTTTGTCGGCGCTAACGCGATAACTTGGATGGAACTTGCCCAATGTTTTGCGGGCAAGCCAGAAACGCCACCTGCCAAGAATACGCGTTTTACGCGCAGGCTCTGA
- a CDS encoding thioesterase family protein: MAFTYHTNVHSDWIDYNGHMQDAYYGLVFSHGVDALQDEVGFDHAYRDATGCTIYLVEEHKYFLKEVKYADALAVNIHLISQTDKLFHLYAEMICAQKTVALCELIEMHVQQKPCPHGVPIPQHIAHALSAYQIKDQALSGLKHRSRKMRLR, from the coding sequence ATGGCTTTTACGTATCATACAAACGTTCACTCAGATTGGATCGACTATAACGGGCATATGCAAGATGCGTATTACGGTCTGGTGTTTAGCCATGGGGTAGATGCACTACAAGATGAAGTGGGTTTTGATCACGCCTATCGTGACGCAACAGGCTGCACGATCTATTTGGTCGAAGAACATAAATATTTTTTGAAAGAGGTGAAATACGCGGATGCGCTTGCAGTAAACATCCACCTCATTTCCCAAACGGATAAATTGTTTCATCTCTATGCCGAAATGATCTGCGCACAAAAAACCGTGGCGCTGTGTGAATTGATCGAAATGCACGTGCAACAGAAGCCGTGCCCGCATGGCGTTCCCATCCCGCAGCACATTGCCCACGCGCTGAGCGCCTATCAGATTAAGGATCAAGCCTTATCTGGCCTAAAACACCGCTCGCGCAAGATGCGCCTGCGCTGA
- a CDS encoding DMT family transporter translates to MPERKTENLRGAMLMVLSMAAFTTNDLFVKLLGAQLPLSQVLMLRGAVALLMIAGLCQFYQAWTIRYARKDWGLIALRCAADVCATYFFLNALINMPIANATAILQLLPLTVALGAALFLNELLGWRRMIAIGIGFLGMLMIVRPGAEGFSNYSYYALIAVLFITLRELVTRSMSAHIPSLMITFFAALSVFIYASISMLYIEWVPVEEVQAWYLVACSLLICAAYFFSVLAARVGELSFVAPFRYTGLLWALFFGFFIYGEWPTHLALTGAGLVVAAGLYTMWREAKTKKK, encoded by the coding sequence ATGCCCGAGAGAAAAACAGAGAATCTACGAGGGGCCATGTTGATGGTGTTGAGCATGGCGGCTTTCACCACCAATGATCTGTTCGTCAAACTGCTCGGGGCCCAGCTACCGCTGTCACAAGTTCTAATGCTACGCGGTGCTGTGGCGCTTTTGATGATTGCTGGATTGTGCCAATTCTATCAAGCTTGGACGATAAGATACGCCCGAAAAGACTGGGGCTTAATCGCTTTGCGCTGCGCCGCAGACGTTTGCGCAACTTATTTTTTCTTAAATGCCCTGATCAATATGCCAATCGCGAATGCCACCGCTATTTTACAATTGCTGCCCCTCACGGTTGCCCTTGGCGCTGCGCTGTTTTTAAACGAATTGCTGGGGTGGCGGCGCATGATTGCCATCGGTATCGGGTTTTTGGGTATGCTGATGATTGTCCGCCCTGGCGCTGAGGGGTTTAGTAATTATTCCTACTACGCGTTGATCGCGGTTTTGTTTATCACCTTACGAGAACTCGTCACCCGCTCTATGAGCGCCCATATTCCCAGCCTCATGATTACCTTTTTTGCTGCGCTCAGCGTGTTTATCTATGCCTCAATATCAATGCTTTATATAGAATGGGTGCCGGTAGAAGAGGTGCAGGCATGGTATTTGGTTGCTTGCTCTCTACTCATTTGCGCCGCATATTTTTTTAGCGTTTTAGCGGCTCGGGTGGGCGAGTTATCCTTTGTCGCACCCTTTCGCTATACGGGCCTCTTATGGGCGCTCTTTTTCGGCTTTTTCATCTATGGCGAATGGCCAACGCATTTGGCATTGACGGGCGCTGGCTTAGTGGTTGCTGCCGGTCTCTACACGATGTGGCGAGAGGCTAAAACCAAAAAGAAATGA
- a CDS encoding NAD(P)-dependent oxidoreductase, which produces MKKLVLTGAAGRLGSYLREPLSKMCDELVSTDLVDDIGNLYPGETYAKGDLASLDDMMRILQGADMVIHMGAFVDEGPFEKLLGPNFIGAYNIWEAAYQNGLKRVVYASSIHAVGMHPITETLDADSRHRPDTFYGLAKCFAEDLGSMYWDKRGLESVHMRILSCAQVTSARALGTWLSYDDLIQLTKRCIDTPVTGFTVVYGVSNNDRAAVDNSKASFIGFRPKDNAEQFAEKILAETDVLDSQDPGHMCHGGPFAKVDLGESGLATMTIIDDKKVI; this is translated from the coding sequence ATGAAAAAGCTAGTTTTAACGGGGGCTGCAGGTCGCCTTGGATCTTACCTGCGCGAGCCATTGTCAAAAATGTGCGATGAATTGGTATCAACTGATTTGGTGGACGATATTGGCAATCTCTACCCTGGCGAAACCTATGCAAAAGGGGATTTGGCTAGCTTAGATGATATGATGCGTATCCTGCAGGGCGCCGATATGGTGATCCATATGGGGGCATTCGTCGATGAGGGGCCCTTTGAAAAATTATTGGGCCCTAATTTTATCGGGGCTTATAATATTTGGGAGGCAGCCTATCAAAACGGGCTAAAAAGGGTGGTTTATGCCAGCTCTATTCATGCGGTCGGAATGCACCCTATTACGGAAACTCTCGATGCTGATAGCCGGCATCGCCCTGATACGTTTTATGGCTTGGCAAAGTGTTTCGCAGAAGATCTAGGCTCGATGTATTGGGATAAGCGGGGGCTTGAAAGCGTGCATATGCGCATTTTATCTTGTGCTCAGGTCACCAGCGCGCGCGCGCTTGGAACTTGGTTATCTTATGATGATCTGATTCAACTGACCAAGCGCTGCATCGATACACCTGTCACAGGTTTTACCGTTGTTTACGGTGTTTCAAACAATGACCGTGCCGCGGTTGATAATAGCAAAGCGTCCTTTATCGGCTTTCGTCCGAAAGATAATGCAGAGCAATTTGCTGAAAAGATATTGGCTGAAACCGATGTCTTGGACAGTCAAGATCCGGGTCATATGTGCCATGGTGGTCCTTTTGCTAAGGTTGATCTTGGCGAAAGCGGTTTGGCCACGATGACGATTATTGACGATAAGAAGGTTATTTAA
- a CDS encoding FAD-binding oxidoreductase: MSALQPPENATYDIVIVGGAIMGASAAWFLSDDADFNGSVLVVEKDTSYEFSSTMKSNSCIRQQFSSPLNVRISQFSADFIQNLPSYMKGNPRAPKLKINSFGYLYLANNLSGAAVLRENQAVQIACGAATQLMTPTQIKAAYPFYNVDDIVLGSINLIDEGYWDGVAVFDCWRKSAADRGVEFVQNEVVGMSKNAAGTRVESVTMKTGEVISCGQVLNASGPRAIETAKMAGAQIPVEPRKRYSWIFSAQKPLDKPLPLTIDPSGVHMRDNGGGTYLCGGRSFNDQAVEYDDFEMDHSLWEADIWPIIAARIPQFEAIKIQSEWAGHYAYNCFDQNAIIGPHNDVENFFFINGFSGHGLQQSPAMGRAIAEIMVHGAYQTLDLTAFGFDRFAANRPILEKAII, translated from the coding sequence ATGAGCGCGCTGCAGCCTCCCGAAAACGCAACCTATGATATTGTGATCGTGGGCGGGGCTATTATGGGCGCTTCCGCGGCCTGGTTCTTGTCGGATGATGCCGATTTTAATGGTTCGGTTTTGGTGGTCGAAAAAGATACAAGCTATGAGTTTTCGTCTACGATGAAGAGCAACTCCTGCATTCGTCAGCAATTTTCAAGCCCGCTAAACGTGCGTATTTCCCAATTCAGTGCAGATTTTATTCAAAACCTGCCCAGCTATATGAAGGGCAATCCGCGCGCTCCAAAGTTAAAGATCAACAGTTTTGGCTATCTATATTTGGCGAATAACCTTTCGGGCGCTGCTGTTTTGCGCGAAAATCAAGCTGTTCAAATTGCGTGCGGTGCGGCAACGCAGCTTATGACGCCCACGCAGATCAAAGCAGCTTATCCCTTTTACAACGTTGATGATATTGTTCTGGGGTCGATCAATCTTATCGATGAAGGCTATTGGGATGGTGTTGCGGTGTTTGATTGCTGGCGCAAATCGGCGGCCGATCGGGGCGTTGAATTTGTTCAAAACGAAGTGGTCGGGATGAGCAAAAACGCAGCAGGCACGCGCGTAGAGAGCGTAACGATGAAAACCGGTGAGGTGATATCATGCGGGCAAGTGTTGAATGCATCTGGGCCCCGCGCGATTGAAACCGCAAAAATGGCGGGGGCGCAGATTCCCGTGGAACCGCGCAAAAGATATAGTTGGATATTTTCCGCGCAAAAACCTTTGGATAAACCGCTACCGCTGACAATCGACCCCTCCGGGGTTCATATGCGCGACAATGGCGGGGGAACCTATCTATGTGGTGGACGTTCATTTAACGATCAAGCGGTGGAATATGATGATTTTGAGATGGATCATTCGCTTTGGGAGGCCGATATTTGGCCAATAATAGCGGCGCGCATTCCCCAGTTTGAGGCGATAAAAATTCAATCAGAATGGGCCGGGCATTACGCGTATAATTGCTTTGATCAAAATGCGATCATAGGGCCGCATAATGATGTGGAAAATTTCTTTTTCATAAATGGGTTTTCTGGTCACGGGTTGCAGCAATCTCCGGCGATGGGACGAGCAATTGCTGAAATTATGGTGCATGGTGCCTATCAAACGCTTGATTTGACTGCTTTTGGGTTTGACCGATTTGCCGCGAACCGCCCAATTTTGGAAAAAGCTATAATCTGA